In Candidatus Bathyarchaeota archaeon, a genomic segment contains:
- the albA gene encoding DNA-binding protein Alba: protein MSKEPNTVFIGRKPTMNYVLAVITLFGSGDTREVTLKARGQAITTAVDVAEITRRRFMENLKVERVNLGTEEIPMQEGGTRSVSTIEITLAKSS from the coding sequence ATGTCTAAGGAACCTAATACAGTATTCATAGGACGTAAACCTACCATGAACTACGTCTTGGCCGTTATAACCCTCTTCGGCTCAGGAGACACAAGGGAGGTAACCCTGAAAGCCAGGGGGCAGGCGATAACAACGGCTGTGGATGTTGCTGAGATAACCAGACGTAGATTCATGGAGAACCTGAAGGTCGAGAGAGTGAACCTTGGAACAGAAGAGATACCTATGCAGGAAGGCGGCACAAGGTCTGTCTCGACCATAGAGATAACTCTAGCGAAGTCAAGTTGA
- a CDS encoding 30S ribosomal protein S17e yields HLGKVRSYLIKKTAEEFMRLHQSEVTTDFELNKQLVKKYLDTRTKKMRNRVAGYLTSLKRVEEHRKQHMMAPASVAPPEEENKSTSKAFKYR; encoded by the coding sequence CATTTGGGTAAGGTCAGGTCTTATCTAATAAAGAAGACTGCGGAGGAGTTCATGAGGCTACATCAGAGTGAGGTCACTACAGACTTTGAATTGAATAAGCAACTGGTTAAAAAGTACTTGGATACTAGGACCAAGAAGATGAGGAACAGGGTTGCAGGATACCTCACAAGTCTGAAGCGTGTGGAGGAGCATCGTAAACAGCATATGATGGCTCCCGCCTCAGTAGCTCCTCCTGAAGAGGAGAATAAGTCAACCTCAAAAGCGTTTAAATATAGATAG